A window of Aeromicrobium sp. Sec7.5 genomic DNA:
CCGACGATCGAGAGCGCCAGGTGGTGCTTGGTCCCGGCGGCGGCCTCGGCCTGCAGGAGTCGGCGCGTGGTGTCACCGAAGAACGTGCGCGACTCCTGCGCATCGAGGGTGAACGTCGAGGCGACGTCGACGACGGCCTCGACACCGGCGAGCGCCTCGGTCAGACCGACCCCCGTGGTCAGGTCGACGCCCGTGCCACGGCTGAGCACCGCGACCTCGTGCCCGGCCTCCCGGGCGAGCTCGACGACGTGGGTGCCCACGGCACCGGTTCCTCCGGCGACGGCGATCCTCATGGGGTGATCCTCTCGGGAAGTGCGGGGGCGTGTCTCCCGCTTCACCCCTTCGACGACGCAGCCGCCCGAAGTGTGAGCCCGGTCAGACGGGCTTGGCCGCCGCGTCCAGCACGTCCAGGAGCGTCGAGGCGGCGGACGTCCCGGGCTCGGTCGCCGCGAAGTGGCCGCCGGACACCTCGGTCAGGGTCGCATCGGCACCGGCGGCGGTGGCCCGCTCGACGTAGTCGGTCGACTGCGAGATCGGCACGAGGTCGTCGTCCGGGGCGTGGACGCACCGCACCGGGACGTCGAGCGGGATGCGGGCGGTCGGGTCGGCCAGGGGCCAGGTCGACCCGTCGGGCGGGCCGCCCATCAGCTCGTCCGCGGCGCCGTTGCCGAGCAGCTCGTCGTGGGAGGCCTGCAGGTCGAGCACGCCGGCGAGGCTGATCGCCGTGCGCACGTCGACCGCAGGCGAGCCCCAGACCGTGTCGGTCAATGCGGGACGGCCGGCGGCCCAGACCGCCAGGTGACCGCCGGCTGAGTGGCCCAACGTCACCACGTCGGGCGTGCGGATCCAGCCCTTGAGCACGTCGATGCCGTCCGCAACGTCGTCGAAGGTGGCCGGGTAGCCCCCGTCCCCTCCGACCCGTCGGTACTCCAAGGAGGCGACGTCCCACCCGCGTGCGGCGGCCGCCGCGGCGAACGGCTCGAGGTAGGTGAGGTCGAACTGCTGCTGCCAGAACCCGCCGTGGATCAGCGCGACGGTGCCGACGGGCTCCCCCGACCCGGTGCGTCGCCACACGTCGACGAACTGGGAGGGATGGTCGCCGTAGGCCAGACGCTCGTCGGTGTCCTCGGCCGGCGGAGCGGGCTCGCTCCCGCCCGGCGCACAGGCGGCGGCCAGGGCGAGCAGGCCTGTCGCGGCCAGCAGCTGTCGTCGATCCACCGTCCAAGTCTCACACCCGGCGACGCCCCCCGCCGGGCGCCTGCACCCCGGGGGTTGAGGTGCGAGTGCGCCCTGGCGCGCGAGCCTCGAAACCTTGGTCACCCGTGGGGCCGAGGTACCCCTTTCGAGGCTCCTCGTTCCTCGTCGCAACTCAAGGGGCGGGGGCTTCGCTCGCTCAGCGGCAGGGGCCCTGACCCAACGCCGCGAGGCCGACGAGGTCGCCCGGGCCCCACTCCGGTCCCCCGCTGCTGGGGTGCATGAGCTCGTCGGTGCTGTCGACGTGCGCGAGACCCACGAGGTGGCCCAGCTCATGCAGCAGCACCATCGTGGTGACGTCGTCGCCGAGGCGCTCGAGGTCCTCGGCGTCGAGCACGACATCGCCCGTGACGAACCTCCGCTGGCCGTCCTCCTCGGCCCAGGTGCTGCCACCGAGGCCGGCCACCGTGCCCTCCAGCTCGGGCACGCTGTCGACGTCGCTCCAGGAGATCTGCACCGGCCGCCACCCGTCACCGCGACGG
This region includes:
- a CDS encoding alpha/beta hydrolase family protein, which translates into the protein MDRRQLLAATGLLALAAACAPGGSEPAPPAEDTDERLAYGDHPSQFVDVWRRTGSGEPVGTVALIHGGFWQQQFDLTYLEPFAAAAAARGWDVASLEYRRVGGDGGYPATFDDVADGIDVLKGWIRTPDVVTLGHSAGGHLAVWAAGRPALTDTVWGSPAVDVRTAISLAGVLDLQASHDELLGNGAADELMGGPPDGSTWPLADPTARIPLDVPVRCVHAPDDDLVPISQSTDYVERATAAGADATLTEVSGGHFAATEPGTSAASTLLDVLDAAAKPV